A DNA window from Rhodococcus sp. Z13 contains the following coding sequences:
- a CDS encoding aminodeoxychorismate/anthranilate synthase component II, translated as MRILVVDNYDSFVFNLVQYLGQLGTTADVWRNDDERLTAPGALTRVAQDYDGILVSPGPGTPERAGVSIDLVKACADTRTPLLGVCLGHQSIGVAFGATVDRAPELLHGKTSVVHHNGTGVLAGLPNPFTATRYHSLTVLPETMPAELEATGHTDTGIVMALRHVELPIHGVQFHPESVLTQGGHRMLANWLGDCGRAPEESLVAQLEERVARALDGGAA; from the coding sequence ATGCGCATCCTCGTCGTCGACAACTACGACAGCTTCGTCTTCAACCTGGTCCAGTACCTGGGGCAGCTCGGAACGACGGCCGACGTGTGGCGCAACGACGACGAACGCCTCACCGCACCCGGGGCTCTCACGCGCGTCGCGCAGGACTACGACGGCATCCTCGTCAGCCCCGGCCCCGGCACCCCGGAACGCGCCGGTGTGAGCATCGACCTGGTCAAGGCCTGCGCCGACACTCGCACCCCGCTTCTCGGGGTGTGCCTCGGCCACCAGTCCATCGGTGTCGCCTTCGGGGCGACCGTCGACCGCGCCCCCGAACTGCTGCACGGAAAGACCAGCGTGGTGCACCACAACGGCACCGGTGTGCTCGCCGGCCTGCCGAACCCGTTCACCGCGACCCGCTACCACTCGCTGACCGTGCTGCCGGAGACCATGCCCGCCGAGCTCGAGGCGACCGGCCATACCGACACCGGCATCGTCATGGCGCTGCGGCACGTCGAGCTGCCCATCCACGGCGTGCAGTTCCACCCGGAGTCGGTGCTCACGCAGGGCGGTCACCGGATGCTCGCCAACTGGCTCGGTGACTGCGGCCGGGCTCCGGAGGAGTCGCTCGTCGCGCAGCTCGAGGAGCGCGTGGCCCGCGCCCTCGACGGTGGCGCCGCCTAG
- a CDS encoding DUF881 domain-containing protein codes for MSERRLRAPAWGLATLVVCLVAGLLLGTTRGVSEGDELRAGDSPRLSDLVRAAQESADELAATRDALAAEVEDLQDRAAASDDDVAGVLDDLAVLEDPAGLVALRGPGVTVTLTDAPRDASGRYPSGASPDDLVVHQQDVQSVLNAMWAGGAEAVAMQDQRIVATSAPRCIGNTLLLHGRTYSPPYVVTALGDPARLEAALDAEPGIRLYKQYAARYQLGYTQHASDDLSVPAYTGGASAR; via the coding sequence GTGTCGGAACGGCGACTGCGCGCGCCCGCATGGGGCCTCGCCACCCTCGTCGTCTGCCTCGTCGCCGGTCTGCTCCTCGGCACCACCCGCGGGGTGTCCGAGGGCGACGAACTCCGCGCCGGCGACTCGCCCCGGCTCTCCGACCTCGTGCGCGCTGCCCAGGAGAGCGCCGACGAACTCGCCGCGACCCGCGACGCCCTCGCCGCCGAGGTCGAGGACCTGCAGGACCGGGCCGCCGCGAGCGACGACGACGTCGCCGGGGTGCTCGACGACCTGGCCGTCCTCGAGGACCCGGCGGGCCTGGTGGCGTTGCGCGGACCTGGCGTGACCGTCACCCTCACCGACGCCCCCCGCGACGCGAGTGGCCGCTATCCCTCCGGAGCCTCACCAGACGACCTCGTCGTGCATCAACAGGACGTGCAGAGCGTGCTCAACGCGATGTGGGCGGGCGGAGCCGAGGCCGTGGCCATGCAGGACCAGCGGATCGTGGCGACGTCCGCGCCGCGCTGCATCGGCAACACCCTGCTGCTGCACGGCCGCACCTACTCGCCGCCCTATGTCGTCACCGCGCTCGGTGATCCCGCCCGCCTCGAGGCCGCACTCGACGCGGAACCCGGCATCCGCCTCTACAAGCAGTACGCGGCCCGCTACCAGCTCGGCTACACCCAGCACGCCTCGGACGATCTGTCCGTCCCCGCCTACACCGGCGGGGCCTCCGCCCGCTGA